Proteins encoded by one window of Nicotiana tabacum cultivar K326 chromosome 10, ASM71507v2, whole genome shotgun sequence:
- the LOC107791194 gene encoding uncharacterized protein LOC107791194 isoform X1: MLRIGAKLFRAATIGGSLFGSSQLPPPRFFSVNNNNVNTSSFKTNPVALQMINYALSLARSQKSDESYAQAQLVLEQCHSAQLDESAKGLVLIAMSTLFSERGNFGEAIEKLQKVQDLGLSSLAVKVAASEALAGLYLESHQDDHSSATAEICLQLLETIRLEIGGGGSEFLEARAKALKGLVELVRGNVESAQTFFEGAQGDKGCFGNVALSYGEFLHCKRDFQTARELYQKAMQDVSESKDFTDSQSLSACNMNLEESLLGATCSLGQLEAHLGNFDDAEEILTAALKKAEEGFGNYHPKVGIILTCIALMYRHKAAMERSSSLLIQEGLYRRAIEVLKAPPLEIEGVEAKLSRRDILALARGGYAETLIVQQNRKAEGEKMKQWAEKAWTNRRLSLAEALEPSESSTKVAVIDTRISRVL, translated from the exons ATGCTTAGAATCGGAGCTAAGCTCTTTAGAGCTGCAACAATTGGTGGCTCTCTTTTCGGGTCATCGCAACTGCCACCGCCAAGATTCTTCTCTGTTAACAACAACAATGTTAACACTAGTAGTTTTAAGACCAACCCAGTTGCTCTTCAGATGATCAATTACGCTCTTTCCCTTGCCCGTTCCCAAAAATCAG ATGAATCATATGCACAAGCTCAATTGGTACTTGAGCAGTGCCACTCAGCTCAGCTGGATGAGAGTGCTAAAGGATTGGTTTTGATCGCCATGTCAACCTTATTTTCTGAAAG AGGAAATTTTGGTGAAGCCATTGAGAAGCTCCAGAAAGTTCAAGATTTAGGCTTGTCATCTTTAGCTGTTAAAG TTGCCGCTTCTGAAGCACTTGCTGGGCTTTATTTAGAATCGCATCAA GATGATCATTCATCGGCAACTGCAGAGATATGCTTGCAACTGCTGGAAACCATAAGGCTAGAGATTGGTGGTGGCGGATCTGAGTTTTTGGAAGCTCGTGCAAAAGCATTGAAGGGGCTTGTGGAGTTGGTCCGTGGTAACGTTGAATCAG CTCAGACATTCTTTGAAGGAGCTCAGGGTGATAAAGGTTGCTTTG GCAACGTTGCACTATCTTATGGTGAATTCCTTCATTGTAAGCGGGATTTCCAAACGGCGAGGGAGTTATATCAAAAGGCAATGCAGGATGTATCAGAAAGTAAAGATTTTACCGACTCACAGTCCTTATCAGCTTGTAACATGAATTTGGAGGAGTCGTTATTAGGGGCTACTTGTTCTTTAGGACAGCTTGAGGCTCATTTGGG GAATTTTGATGATGCTGAGGAAATACTGACTGCAGCACTGAAGAAAGCAGAAGAGGGTTTTG GTAATTATCATCCAAAGGTGGGTATTATTTTGACCTGCATAGCTCTCATGTATCGGCATAAAGCAGCCATGGAACGGTCAAGCTCTCTTTTGATTCAAGAG GGGCTCTATAGAAGAGCAATTGAAGTGCTCAAAGCTCCACCCTTGGAAATAGAAG GTGTTGAAGCAAAACTGTCCAGAAGGGACATACTTGCCCTTGCAAGAG GTGGGTATGCTGAGACGCTTATCGTGCAACAAAATAGAAAGGCAGAAGGTGAAAAAATGAAGCAGTGGGCTGAAAAGGCTTGGACAAATCGCAGATTGTCACTCGCCGAGGCACTAGAGCCATCCGAGTCATCGACCAAGGTGGCTGTCATAGATACTCGAATCAGCCGGGTCCTGTAG
- the LOC107791194 gene encoding uncharacterized protein LOC107791194 isoform X2 yields MLRIGAKLFRAATIGGSLFGSSQLPPPRFFSVNNNNVNTSSFKTNPVALQMINYALSLARSQKSDESYAQAQLVLEQCHSAQLDESAKGLVLIAMSTLFSERGNFGEAIEKLQKVQDLGLSSLAVKVAASEALAGLYLESHQDDHSSATAEICLQLLETIRLEIGGGGSEFLEARAKALKGLVELVRGNVESAQTFFEGAQGDKGCFGNVALSYGEFLHCKRDFQTARELYQKAMQDVSESKDFTDSQSLSACNMNLEESLLGATCSLGQLEAHLGNFDDAEEILTAALKKAEEGNYHPKVGIILTCIALMYRHKAAMERSSSLLIQEGLYRRAIEVLKAPPLEIEGVEAKLSRRDILALARGGYAETLIVQQNRKAEGEKMKQWAEKAWTNRRLSLAEALEPSESSTKVAVIDTRISRVL; encoded by the exons ATGCTTAGAATCGGAGCTAAGCTCTTTAGAGCTGCAACAATTGGTGGCTCTCTTTTCGGGTCATCGCAACTGCCACCGCCAAGATTCTTCTCTGTTAACAACAACAATGTTAACACTAGTAGTTTTAAGACCAACCCAGTTGCTCTTCAGATGATCAATTACGCTCTTTCCCTTGCCCGTTCCCAAAAATCAG ATGAATCATATGCACAAGCTCAATTGGTACTTGAGCAGTGCCACTCAGCTCAGCTGGATGAGAGTGCTAAAGGATTGGTTTTGATCGCCATGTCAACCTTATTTTCTGAAAG AGGAAATTTTGGTGAAGCCATTGAGAAGCTCCAGAAAGTTCAAGATTTAGGCTTGTCATCTTTAGCTGTTAAAG TTGCCGCTTCTGAAGCACTTGCTGGGCTTTATTTAGAATCGCATCAA GATGATCATTCATCGGCAACTGCAGAGATATGCTTGCAACTGCTGGAAACCATAAGGCTAGAGATTGGTGGTGGCGGATCTGAGTTTTTGGAAGCTCGTGCAAAAGCATTGAAGGGGCTTGTGGAGTTGGTCCGTGGTAACGTTGAATCAG CTCAGACATTCTTTGAAGGAGCTCAGGGTGATAAAGGTTGCTTTG GCAACGTTGCACTATCTTATGGTGAATTCCTTCATTGTAAGCGGGATTTCCAAACGGCGAGGGAGTTATATCAAAAGGCAATGCAGGATGTATCAGAAAGTAAAGATTTTACCGACTCACAGTCCTTATCAGCTTGTAACATGAATTTGGAGGAGTCGTTATTAGGGGCTACTTGTTCTTTAGGACAGCTTGAGGCTCATTTGGG GAATTTTGATGATGCTGAGGAAATACTGACTGCAGCACTGAAGAAAGCAGAAGAGG GTAATTATCATCCAAAGGTGGGTATTATTTTGACCTGCATAGCTCTCATGTATCGGCATAAAGCAGCCATGGAACGGTCAAGCTCTCTTTTGATTCAAGAG GGGCTCTATAGAAGAGCAATTGAAGTGCTCAAAGCTCCACCCTTGGAAATAGAAG GTGTTGAAGCAAAACTGTCCAGAAGGGACATACTTGCCCTTGCAAGAG GTGGGTATGCTGAGACGCTTATCGTGCAACAAAATAGAAAGGCAGAAGGTGAAAAAATGAAGCAGTGGGCTGAAAAGGCTTGGACAAATCGCAGATTGTCACTCGCCGAGGCACTAGAGCCATCCGAGTCATCGACCAAGGTGGCTGTCATAGATACTCGAATCAGCCGGGTCCTGTAG